From a single Collibacillus ludicampi genomic region:
- the spoVT gene encoding stage V sporulation protein T, whose protein sequence is MKATGIVRRIDDLGRVVIPKEIRRTLRIREGDPLEIFVDRDGEVILKKYSPIGELGDFAKEYADSLAESLGHIAIITDRDVVIAVSGASKKEFLDKPIGADVEKSMEERKTIVNTTPGDYQIIRDRTERFTSRVIAPIIAAGDPIGAVLLLSREDQVKMGDLETKVAETAAGFLAKQMEQ, encoded by the coding sequence ATGAAAGCTACAGGTATCGTACGAAGAATTGATGATCTTGGCCGTGTCGTGATTCCGAAAGAGATTCGTCGCACGCTTCGAATTCGTGAAGGAGACCCGTTGGAGATTTTCGTCGACCGTGATGGGGAAGTCATTCTCAAGAAATATTCCCCCATTGGTGAACTCGGTGATTTTGCAAAAGAGTATGCGGATTCATTGGCGGAAAGTTTAGGGCATATTGCGATCATCACAGATCGCGACGTCGTGATCGCCGTATCGGGCGCATCCAAAAAGGAATTCTTGGACAAGCCGATCGGTGCCGATGTCGAAAAATCGATGGAAGAACGTAAGACGATCGTGAATACGACACCTGGAGATTATCAAATAATACGTGATCGTACAGAGCGTTTCACCTCTCGAGTGATTGCACCGATTATTGCTGCGGGTGACCCGATTGGCGCCGTTCTTCTACTTTCTCGCGAAGATCAAGTGAAAATGGGCGATCTGGAAACCAAGGTGGCCGAAACAGCGGCTGGATTCCTCGCGAAACAGATGGAACAGTAG
- a CDS encoding putative polysaccharide biosynthesis protein, which translates to MSERNLFIRGAFILALAGMISKVLGSVYTIFLQNIIGDHGLGLYQMAYPIYSTLLLLSTAGFPIAVSKFVAEHIAIGDYRGAKNVFRVSAILLMVTGIVFFVLLFFGAPLFASFFGDEASAYAIRAIAPALLVVPVMSAIRGYFQGWQEMNPTAVSQVVEQIVRVATILVAATLLLPYGSEYAAAGAAFGAVTGAIASFLVLLWFIWKRREFFRHDARMQNRVKPKSTWEIVKQLCWYALPVSLGAMVVPLMNNVDVLTVVNLLKDNGYTQNEATEMFGLLSGRAFKLMMLPSTFATAIGAAVMPAISAGLALGNKRIVYNRIELAMRMTMLIALPASVGLALLAKPIDIMLFKDAEGARAITVISVATLVSSLQVTTSAILQGMGIVYLPVRNLLIGGSFKLFLNLALVPLWGIEGAAMSTVISYFVATLLNLWEVYRRTGVVLDMKLLLWRPMLSTFFMAVAAFSVVRQCLPYFMNVMPVERMAYVGTVLLAITAAGVVYGFSLLVTGSLTKEDIRSIPRIGPTIVRVFQWLKLI; encoded by the coding sequence ATGAGCGAACGGAACCTGTTCATACGTGGAGCCTTTATACTCGCTTTGGCAGGAATGATTTCCAAAGTGCTGGGATCGGTGTACACGATCTTTTTACAGAATATTATAGGCGATCACGGTCTAGGACTCTATCAAATGGCTTATCCGATCTATTCGACACTCTTACTCCTATCCACAGCCGGTTTTCCAATAGCGGTTTCGAAATTTGTTGCGGAACATATCGCCATTGGGGATTACCGAGGGGCGAAAAATGTATTTCGCGTATCTGCAATTTTACTGATGGTAACCGGGATCGTGTTTTTTGTCTTACTGTTTTTCGGTGCGCCATTGTTCGCCTCTTTTTTTGGCGATGAAGCATCTGCCTATGCAATCCGAGCCATTGCGCCAGCGCTCCTTGTCGTTCCTGTCATGAGCGCGATTCGAGGATATTTTCAAGGTTGGCAGGAGATGAATCCCACCGCGGTATCGCAGGTAGTGGAACAGATCGTGCGTGTAGCCACGATTCTTGTTGCTGCCACTCTGCTGCTGCCGTACGGGTCGGAATATGCTGCGGCAGGGGCGGCTTTTGGCGCGGTGACCGGAGCCATCGCTTCGTTTCTCGTCTTGTTATGGTTTATTTGGAAACGGAGAGAGTTTTTCCGCCATGATGCGAGAATGCAAAACCGCGTGAAACCGAAATCGACTTGGGAGATCGTCAAACAATTGTGCTGGTACGCGCTGCCCGTCTCTCTCGGTGCGATGGTCGTTCCTTTAATGAATAATGTGGATGTGCTCACCGTAGTAAACTTGTTGAAAGACAACGGATATACACAAAATGAGGCAACGGAGATGTTCGGCCTGTTATCGGGGCGCGCGTTCAAGCTGATGATGCTTCCCTCGACGTTTGCCACAGCGATCGGCGCAGCGGTTATGCCCGCGATCTCTGCGGGCCTCGCGCTCGGGAACAAACGGATCGTCTACAACCGTATCGAGTTGGCCATGCGGATGACGATGTTGATCGCTCTTCCCGCGTCGGTGGGATTGGCTTTACTGGCCAAGCCGATCGATATCATGCTGTTCAAAGATGCGGAAGGTGCGCGTGCGATCACTGTCATTTCGGTTGCGACGCTTGTGTCATCACTGCAGGTGACCACGTCGGCGATCCTTCAGGGAATGGGAATCGTTTATCTGCCTGTGCGAAATCTGTTGATCGGCGGATCTTTCAAATTGTTTCTCAACTTGGCGCTTGTACCGCTTTGGGGAATTGAAGGCGCGGCCATGTCTACAGTCATTTCATACTTTGTTGCCACCTTGCTCAACTTGTGGGAAGTATATCGCAGAACCGGGGTTGTTCTCGATATGAAGCTGCTCTTATGGCGCCCGATGCTGTCAACATTCTTTATGGCTGTAGCCGCTTTTTCCGTAGTGCGTCAATGTCTCCCTTATTTCATGAACGTGATGCCTGTGGAGCGGATGGCGTATGTTGGGACTGTCCTTCTGGCGATCACTGCGGCTGGGGTCGTTTATGGATTCTCGTTGCTTGTGACGGGCAGTTTAACAAAAGAGGATATCCGCTCCATTCCGAGGATCGGGCCTACCATCGTGCGTGTGTTTCAATGGTTGAAGTTAATTTGA
- the mazG gene encoding nucleoside triphosphate pyrophosphohydrolase, whose translation MTLNHRPIIHVVGLGSGSWSDLPIGTYEVLKRVQDIFLRTTWYPLAKDLAEKGISFLSFDDIYEQGEDFATVYETIVDKLFQEAKDKREIVYAVPGHPGVAEETVRLLLQKSSEHQVDVKVGPGHSFLDELFLRLEVDPTEGVSILNGTTLLSKHLNPSLHTFVVEVYSRDLASDVKLTLMVHYPDDYPVTLTRAIGIQGEERVETIPLYEIDRVEWIDHLTTLYIPPATNDAVINRQFWRLVEITELLRGPGGCPWDREQTHQSIRKYVLEEAYEVADAIDRDDPDDLCEELGDLLLQVALHAQIAAEEGMFDAYDVVKGINDKLIRRHPHVFARSDAKNAKDVEAKWEEIKKKEKREKHLEQEQSLLDSVPRSFPALMSAVKLQKKAASVGFDWPDIKPVYAKVEEEWKELREAQDQENIKEEFGDLLFAIVNLARFLKIDPEEALAKTNEKFRKRFAFIEQRVREQGRSLEDADLEEMDRYWTEAKQI comes from the coding sequence ATGACTTTGAACCATCGACCAATCATCCACGTGGTAGGTCTTGGCTCCGGATCGTGGTCGGACTTGCCGATCGGTACCTATGAGGTGCTCAAGCGGGTCCAGGATATTTTTTTGCGAACCACTTGGTACCCTTTAGCAAAAGATTTAGCTGAAAAAGGTATAAGTTTCCTATCATTTGATGATATTTATGAACAAGGGGAAGACTTTGCAACTGTCTATGAAACGATTGTGGACAAGCTGTTCCAGGAGGCAAAGGATAAAAGAGAGATCGTCTACGCGGTTCCCGGTCATCCGGGGGTGGCCGAAGAAACTGTGAGATTACTCTTGCAAAAGAGCTCAGAACACCAGGTCGATGTGAAAGTGGGTCCGGGACACTCTTTCCTGGATGAACTCTTTCTTCGTTTAGAGGTCGACCCTACAGAAGGGGTTTCGATTCTCAACGGGACTACGCTCTTAAGCAAACATTTGAATCCGTCCTTGCATACGTTCGTCGTGGAAGTATACTCTCGTGACCTCGCCAGTGATGTCAAATTGACATTGATGGTACACTATCCGGATGATTATCCGGTTACATTGACGCGCGCGATCGGTATCCAAGGGGAAGAAAGAGTAGAGACCATACCCTTGTACGAGATTGACCGGGTGGAGTGGATCGATCATCTGACAACGCTGTATATCCCTCCTGCAACGAACGACGCGGTGATCAACAGACAATTTTGGCGGCTGGTCGAGATCACGGAGCTTTTGCGCGGCCCGGGAGGATGTCCATGGGATCGCGAGCAGACGCATCAGTCGATTCGCAAATATGTGCTGGAAGAAGCGTATGAAGTGGCTGATGCGATTGATCGGGACGATCCGGATGATCTGTGTGAAGAACTGGGAGATCTTCTTTTGCAAGTGGCATTGCATGCACAGATAGCTGCCGAAGAGGGAATGTTTGATGCGTACGATGTCGTCAAGGGAATTAACGACAAACTCATTCGGCGACATCCGCATGTGTTTGCCAGGTCCGATGCTAAGAATGCTAAGGATGTGGAAGCGAAATGGGAGGAAATCAAGAAAAAGGAGAAACGTGAGAAACACCTGGAACAGGAGCAATCCCTTCTCGATTCGGTTCCAAGGAGCTTTCCGGCTCTGATGTCTGCTGTGAAACTGCAGAAAAAGGCTGCTTCCGTCGGTTTCGACTGGCCGGATATCAAACCCGTATACGCAAAGGTTGAAGAAGAGTGGAAGGAGCTTCGTGAGGCGCAAGATCAGGAAAACATCAAAGAGGAATTTGGCGATTTGCTGTTCGCAATCGTAAATCTTGCCCGCTTTCTCAAGATTGACCCGGAAGAGGCCCTGGCCAAAACCAATGAGAAATTCCGCAAACGGTTCGCCTTCATTGAACAGAGGGTTAGGGAACAAGGGCGCTCTTTGGAAGATGCCGATCTGGAAGAGATGGACCGGTACTGGACGGAGGCGAAACAGATCTAG
- a CDS encoding HU family DNA-binding protein, producing MNKMDLINKVAEKSGLTKKDAEAAINSFLESIGEALAEGEKVQLIGFGTFETRKRSARSGRNPQTGETIEIPESIVPAFKPGNKLKEAIASK from the coding sequence ATGAACAAGATGGATTTAATCAATAAGGTTGCTGAAAAAAGCGGTTTGACCAAGAAGGATGCAGAAGCAGCGATCAACTCTTTTCTTGAGTCTATCGGGGAAGCATTGGCAGAAGGGGAAAAAGTACAGTTGATTGGCTTTGGCACGTTTGAAACGCGCAAACGTTCCGCGCGCAGCGGCCGTAACCCGCAGACGGGTGAAACGATCGAAATTCCCGAATCGATTGTGCCTGCATTTAAGCCTGGAAACAAATTGAAAGAAGCTATCGCATCGAAATAA
- a CDS encoding RNA-binding S4 domain-containing protein, with amino-acid sequence MRLDKFLKVSRLIKRRTLAKEICDQGRIQINGRPAKASTEVRVDDVLTITFGTKIVEVKVHAIAEHVKKEQAAEMYTVLSETRKSGNPEWDDSEDDE; translated from the coding sequence ATGCGTCTTGACAAGTTTCTTAAGGTTTCCCGTCTGATCAAGAGACGGACGCTTGCGAAGGAAATTTGTGATCAAGGGCGCATCCAGATCAATGGCCGCCCAGCCAAGGCCAGCACAGAAGTGCGTGTTGATGATGTACTCACCATTACTTTCGGAACGAAAATAGTCGAAGTGAAAGTTCATGCGATCGCCGAGCATGTAAAAAAGGAACAGGCGGCAGAGATGTATACGGTTCTTTCCGAAACGAGAAAGAGCGGGAATCCCGAATGGGATGACAGCGAGGATGACGAATGA
- the yabP gene encoding sporulation protein YabP: MAEERQRVPHKQQYERHEVMMLNRQSLQVTGVMNVESFDSHEFILQTAYGLLAIRGENLHIKTLSLENGVVAIEGMIYDMGYFDEGLSPAEKAKGFFGKLFR, encoded by the coding sequence ATGGCAGAGGAACGTCAACGTGTGCCTCATAAACAGCAATATGAGCGCCATGAAGTCATGATGTTAAACCGCCAAAGCCTGCAAGTCACCGGTGTGATGAACGTGGAAAGTTTCGACTCACATGAATTTATCTTGCAAACAGCTTACGGACTACTGGCCATACGCGGAGAAAATTTGCATATCAAGACATTAAGTTTGGAAAACGGGGTCGTCGCAATCGAGGGGATGATTTACGACATGGGGTATTTTGACGAAGGGCTGTCGCCGGCAGAAAAAGCAAAGGGGTTTTTCGGAAAGCTTTTCCGCTGA
- the yabQ gene encoding spore cortex biosynthesis protein YabQ, translating into MTQYLTLIAMSISGAILGAVYDVYRVVLKQWRFLRFLNPVFDLMFWIFALVLVFWALMWANNGDVRLYVFVILLLGLLVYRLLFRKIVVSGTVGVILGMKALGLLIYRMFLLLVVQPLLLLGRLLLALLRALDRVAQVIETVILWPFRPILRLLHKGLKRVFVPIEEPLVRYWKHMKKVKGFLVSLSNWFFNRKDDEEPKDPKG; encoded by the coding sequence ATGACACAATACCTCACCCTGATTGCGATGAGCATTTCGGGCGCCATTCTCGGTGCCGTTTATGATGTCTATCGAGTCGTTTTGAAACAATGGCGTTTTCTTCGTTTCCTTAACCCGGTTTTCGATCTCATGTTCTGGATATTTGCGCTTGTTCTCGTCTTCTGGGCGTTGATGTGGGCGAATAACGGGGATGTTCGTCTGTACGTATTCGTGATTCTCCTGCTGGGCCTTTTGGTGTATCGCTTGTTATTCCGTAAAATCGTCGTGAGTGGAACGGTCGGTGTGATTCTCGGAATGAAAGCACTTGGTCTTTTGATCTACCGTATGTTTCTCTTGCTTGTCGTTCAGCCGCTTCTTTTGCTCGGGCGATTGCTGCTGGCTCTCCTTCGGGCATTGGATCGTGTGGCACAAGTGATTGAAACGGTCATCTTATGGCCTTTCAGACCTATTCTTCGACTCCTGCATAAGGGTTTAAAGAGGGTATTTGTACCTATAGAAGAGCCTTTGGTACGATATTGGAAACACATGAAAAAGGTAAAAGGATTTCTTGTCTCCTTGTCGAATTGGTTCTTTAATCGCAAAGACGATGAGGAACCAAAAGATCCAAAAGGATAG
- a CDS encoding FtsB family cell division protein, with protein sequence MLSTAKKRRSKIVPIDRNNTFPIHVPQAGRKRKLKLRSCFLFVFMLWAVYTYFFDQAPKFRQLEQERAQLNQQLVEQEQKLQELNAEVKNLNNDDYIALLARKYNMVKKGEIIYQPGQ encoded by the coding sequence ATGCTCTCTACAGCGAAGAAACGGCGATCGAAGATCGTTCCAATCGATAGAAACAATACGTTTCCCATCCATGTTCCGCAGGCGGGTAGAAAACGGAAGCTGAAATTGAGATCTTGTTTCCTCTTTGTCTTCATGCTTTGGGCGGTCTACACCTATTTTTTTGACCAAGCTCCAAAGTTCAGGCAACTGGAACAAGAGAGAGCACAACTCAATCAACAACTGGTAGAGCAGGAACAAAAATTGCAAGAACTCAATGCAGAAGTCAAAAATCTAAACAACGATGATTACATTGCATTACTTGCAAGAAAATATAATATGGTAAAAAAAGGGGAAATAATTTACCAACCGGGACAGTAG
- a CDS encoding S1 domain-containing RNA-binding protein has translation MSIEVGSKLEGKVTGITHFGAFVLLPGGSTGLVHISEIADTYVKDINDHLKVNDMVTVKVLSVDKDGKIGLSIRQAKEQPEAPQGGSPNRGGDRERRSPRSARNERGPRLSFEDKMNRFLKDSEERLAALKRSESKRGGRGGRRG, from the coding sequence ATGTCTATTGAAGTAGGCAGCAAACTAGAAGGGAAAGTTACAGGTATTACTCATTTTGGGGCATTTGTGCTGCTACCGGGTGGTTCAACGGGTCTCGTTCATATATCAGAGATCGCTGATACCTATGTAAAGGATATTAACGATCACCTGAAGGTTAACGACATGGTAACGGTCAAAGTTCTTTCTGTCGACAAGGATGGCAAGATTGGTCTTTCCATACGTCAAGCGAAAGAACAACCGGAAGCTCCTCAGGGAGGATCCCCCAATCGCGGAGGGGATCGTGAACGTCGTTCGCCACGTAGTGCACGTAATGAACGAGGGCCTCGCCTGTCGTTTGAAGATAAGATGAACCGTTTTCTGAAAGACAGTGAAGAACGTTTGGCTGCTTTGAAACGAAGCGAATCAAAACGCGGTGGGCGTGGAGGCCGTCGTGGCTAA
- a CDS encoding phospho-sugar mutase, whose product MEQRIQNWLSYEKLDEELAAELRKIKDDDRELKERFHQHLAFGTGGLRGVRGAGTNRMNIYTVRRAAEGVARFLESEGAIAKEKGVAIAYDSRHHSRLYAENAALTLAAHGIRTYLFDELRPTPELSFAVRNLGAAAGIVITASHNPPEYNGFKVYAADGGQITPATAEAIQAHMEDIENELLIPVMEWEEAKAKGLLQELGEDMDEKYLSYLSGLTLFPSDFEEAKRQLRIVYTPLHGTGLKPVTAILNKMGFENVTVVPEQAEPDPQFSTVQSPNPEEKKAFTHALRLAEKINADMVMGTDPDADRVGVVVRDQTGEFQVLTGNQLGALLLYYILQRRQEMGKLPANGAMVKTIVTSELGRAIADSFGVKTFDTLTGFKFIGEKITEFEQTGSHTFLFGYEESYGYLIGGEVRDKDAVQACMMAAEMTAYYKTQNKTLYDQLVTLWERYGYFMEDLLSLTMKGIEGMEKIRAMMKQVRENLPKQLGGRMVTSVEDYLSSRKTLWVNDGNHVREDVLTLPRADVVRVHLEGGSWFAVRPSGTEPKIKFYFGVREGSLEEAKNRLDSLKQAVTEWMGI is encoded by the coding sequence ATGGAACAAAGAATTCAGAATTGGTTATCATATGAGAAACTCGATGAAGAACTGGCTGCAGAATTGAGGAAAATCAAAGACGATGATCGTGAGTTGAAAGAGAGGTTTCATCAGCACCTGGCGTTCGGTACGGGAGGCTTGCGCGGGGTACGCGGAGCGGGAACGAACCGGATGAACATTTATACGGTTCGGCGTGCCGCGGAAGGTGTGGCCAGGTTTCTGGAGTCAGAGGGAGCGATTGCCAAGGAGAAAGGTGTGGCGATCGCTTATGATTCGCGCCATCATTCCCGCCTGTATGCCGAAAATGCGGCATTGACATTGGCGGCACACGGAATTCGTACATATTTGTTTGACGAGTTGCGTCCCACACCCGAATTATCTTTTGCCGTCAGGAATCTGGGGGCGGCTGCCGGCATCGTGATCACAGCGAGTCACAATCCGCCTGAGTATAACGGGTTTAAAGTATACGCAGCGGATGGAGGTCAGATCACACCCGCGACGGCCGAGGCCATTCAAGCCCACATGGAGGACATCGAGAATGAACTGTTGATTCCTGTGATGGAGTGGGAGGAAGCGAAAGCGAAAGGACTTCTGCAAGAATTGGGCGAGGATATGGATGAAAAGTACCTGTCATATTTGTCAGGATTGACATTGTTCCCTTCCGATTTCGAGGAAGCAAAACGCCAACTGCGAATCGTTTACACTCCGTTACATGGAACGGGTCTGAAACCGGTGACCGCTATTTTGAATAAAATGGGGTTTGAAAACGTAACGGTGGTTCCCGAGCAAGCCGAACCGGATCCTCAATTTTCTACCGTCCAATCTCCCAATCCCGAAGAGAAAAAGGCGTTTACGCATGCACTTCGTCTCGCGGAGAAGATCAACGCAGACATGGTGATGGGAACGGATCCGGATGCTGACCGTGTGGGTGTTGTCGTTCGCGATCAAACTGGGGAATTTCAGGTGCTAACGGGTAATCAGTTGGGGGCGCTTCTGTTATATTACATTTTGCAAAGACGGCAAGAAATGGGGAAATTGCCGGCCAACGGGGCGATGGTCAAGACCATCGTCACTTCGGAGTTGGGGAGGGCAATCGCTGATTCGTTCGGTGTGAAAACGTTCGATACGTTGACGGGCTTTAAGTTCATCGGAGAGAAAATCACTGAGTTTGAACAAACCGGATCCCACACATTCCTGTTTGGATATGAAGAAAGCTACGGTTATTTAATCGGCGGTGAGGTTCGTGACAAAGACGCCGTGCAAGCGTGTATGATGGCTGCCGAGATGACGGCTTATTATAAGACGCAAAATAAAACGCTTTATGACCAACTTGTCACATTGTGGGAACGATACGGTTATTTCATGGAAGATCTCCTGTCATTGACCATGAAGGGAATCGAAGGAATGGAAAAGATTCGTGCAATGATGAAACAGGTGCGCGAGAACCTGCCTAAACAATTGGGCGGTCGTATGGTGACGAGTGTTGAGGATTATTTAAGCAGCCGTAAAACCTTGTGGGTTAACGATGGGAACCATGTTCGTGAGGATGTGTTGACCCTCCCGCGGGCGGATGTGGTTCGAGTGCACCTGGAAGGGGGATCCTGGTTTGCCGTACGTCCTTCAGGCACCGAGCCGAAGATCAAGTTTTATTTTGGCGTACGGGAAGGTTCTTTGGAAGAGGCGAAGAATCGTCTCGATTCGTTAAAACAAGCTGTCACCGAATGGATGGGAATATAA
- a CDS encoding YdcF family protein → MMKQRPMLLIILLLLVALTLTYRSWVPPLLTVQDPLQKTDAIVVLGGDYSGKRLAYAVKLYKEGWADHLIFSGGVLQTWKSTEADIMREQALTLGVPNQAMYLEDRSTTTYENALFTLNVIKAHRWNSCIIVTDWDHSRRAQWIFSHLYRKAGIRVISAPLLSESRFPPDTWWQSHLGTKKVLTNLIGIPYYWLRYGLLGWT, encoded by the coding sequence ATGATGAAACAACGACCTATGCTTCTCATCATCTTGCTTCTACTTGTCGCCTTAACCTTGACCTACCGTTCCTGGGTCCCTCCGCTTCTCACCGTCCAGGATCCTTTGCAAAAAACGGATGCGATCGTCGTTCTCGGCGGTGATTACTCAGGAAAGCGACTGGCTTATGCCGTCAAACTGTATAAGGAAGGATGGGCTGACCACCTGATTTTTTCCGGTGGAGTCTTACAAACCTGGAAGAGTACAGAAGCTGACATCATGCGCGAACAAGCATTGACATTAGGGGTACCGAATCAGGCCATGTACCTGGAAGACCGTTCGACCACTACATACGAAAATGCTCTCTTTACATTGAATGTCATCAAAGCCCACAGATGGAACTCTTGCATAATTGTGACCGACTGGGACCATTCGCGGAGGGCCCAATGGATTTTTTCACACTTGTACCGCAAAGCCGGAATCCGTGTCATCTCCGCTCCCCTGCTCAGTGAATCCAGGTTTCCTCCCGATACCTGGTGGCAATCCCACCTGGGTACAAAAAAAGTTTTAACGAACCTGATCGGTATCCCTTACTATTGGTTAAGGTACGGGTTACTAGGATGGACGTAA
- the cmpA gene encoding cortex morphogenetic protein CmpA: protein MNLFLDVEKFFKKFLLLGTSPCPSAYTAYTYTSRMEGMRMPSWLRNQLLRAFQEKDRRSIVMLNRIFYKYRNNQTLMSQQS, encoded by the coding sequence ATGAATCTTTTCCTAGATGTTGAAAAATTTTTTAAAAAATTTCTCCTTCTAGGCACTTCTCCCTGTCCCAGCGCGTATACTGCCTATACGTACACCAGCCGGATGGAGGGAATGCGCATGCCGAGCTGGCTTCGCAACCAACTGCTGCGGGCCTTTCAGGAAAAAGACAGGAGATCTATCGTCATGTTGAATCGTATTTTTTATAAGTATAGAAACAACCAAACTCTCATGTCACAACAATCATAA
- a CDS encoding deoxycytidylate deaminase has translation MILTSIRDWVDHVPLGQRPSWTEYFMIAAFMASLRSTCGSRRVGCTIVHDKQILSTGYNGSVPGDVHCIEGGCPRFEAKKRGELGSGERLADCIAVHAEQNALIQIGMQAKGGELYTTTYPCFLCAKMIVRAGIHTVYYVEGYPSPETEALFARTGLCVKQMETDRYPHLSQVMHLLQKIPLGERPTWDTYFLSLAYMASLRSTCSLNRVGSLVVMDKQVIATGYKGSVPGDIHCTNGGCPHVLNPDEMCIALDAEENALLSLPRGSVNNSSATLFTTAAPSYTSAKLAIKAGIRRIVHSKELDENVMDLFSRLGIARLKL, from the coding sequence ATGATTCTCACATCCATTCGTGATTGGGTCGACCATGTCCCCTTGGGTCAGCGGCCTAGTTGGACCGAATATTTTATGATTGCCGCGTTTATGGCCAGTTTGCGTTCAACATGCGGAAGCCGCAGGGTGGGCTGTACCATCGTACATGACAAACAGATTTTGTCTACCGGTTATAACGGCTCTGTACCGGGAGACGTTCACTGTATCGAGGGCGGATGCCCACGCTTCGAAGCGAAGAAGCGCGGGGAACTCGGATCCGGGGAGAGACTTGCCGACTGCATCGCCGTACATGCGGAACAGAATGCATTGATACAGATCGGCATGCAAGCAAAAGGCGGAGAATTGTATACCACAACGTATCCTTGTTTTCTATGTGCCAAAATGATCGTACGAGCGGGTATTCACACGGTTTATTATGTAGAAGGTTATCCTTCACCGGAAACGGAAGCACTTTTCGCGCGCACCGGATTATGCGTCAAGCAGATGGAAACCGATCGTTATCCTCACCTTTCGCAAGTCATGCACCTCTTGCAAAAGATCCCTTTAGGAGAAAGGCCAACATGGGATACCTATTTCCTATCGCTTGCGTATATGGCCAGCTTGCGTTCCACTTGTTCCTTAAATCGTGTCGGCAGTCTGGTCGTTATGGATAAGCAGGTGATCGCGACAGGATACAAAGGCTCCGTTCCAGGAGATATCCATTGCACCAATGGAGGGTGCCCTCATGTGTTGAATCCCGATGAAATGTGTATCGCCCTCGACGCGGAGGAAAATGCGTTGCTCTCCTTGCCGAGGGGCAGTGTCAACAATTCTTCTGCCACTCTGTTTACCACGGCTGCCCCCAGTTATACGAGTGCCAAATTGGCGATCAAAGCGGGGATCCGGCGGATCGTCCACAGTAAAGAATTGGATGAAAATGTAATGGATCTGTTCTCGCGACTCGGAATTGCACGACTGAAACTTTGA